The genomic window TGTATGCGTTCTCTCAGACCCTGGTCACGTCCCTTCCTCCTATGTACCCGATGTTGAAGGCCAGGGTTCCGCCAAAGATGTAAGCTTTTTCAGTTTTTTGTAATACCCATTTTCCCAATTTGCTCAATTTCCAATTGGGGTTTCACTTAattgcttttctctctgtttggTTTCTGCCCTTTTCTGTAATGTGCTTATAGCTGCATGGATTTTGTTCTTAATTGCATATCCTTTATGTAAATCAAGTAGGACTCAGTTAATTCTTATATTGCGAATTGATCAATGCTACTAGTGTTTCAAATTAGCCATTATGATTAGCAAACAGTTTCAGTGCTTAAATTACAGCTGTTTTCAGTCATATCTAGATTTATGTGATTAGATTCTGTGGTATTTTCCCCATTCCATTGATCAATGCATTATCAGAAGTTGCTGGTTCATTTGTATAGAGCAAGTTGTTGATATTGTTAGCTTAGCTCTTAAGTGTATTGGTTTCTTATTATCTGTTACCGAGTCCCTTAACAAATGCTGCAGAATGCAGAGCGGAAAAAATGTGACAAGTGCTACGGATACAAGCCTCCAAGGACTCATCATTGTCGAGTCTGCAAAAAATGTGTTCTGAAAATGGTAGGTTGGTTGATTATTGGTAATAGACGTAAATTTGATCTTCCGTTTTGCATTTGCAGGAATGAAATTAAGTTTAACTCTTACCTTAGTTTTGTTGCCAAATTCGATGTAGGATCATCACTGCTTGTGGATAAATAACTGTGTTGGTTATTGGAATTACAAGGCTTTCTTTGTTTTTACATCATATGCTACCTTGGCGAGTATTCATTCCATGGTATGTTTTTGCCTTGGCATCTACTTGTTTTTGCAACAGACGGGATATCGGTTGACATAGGCTTTTGCAATGTGCAGATCCTGTTTATATGCTCTGTATTTCTGATGGATATAGGGAGCTCTTCTAAAATGTTTTATGTAAGTTGAATGCAATAGTTTGCAGATATTCCGATATATATATCCCTTTTTTTCCCCTTTATCGCTTTGGTTGTTGTTGAGAGTATTTCAAACTAAGAGATGTGAATTCTTGGGCTTTATTCCGGTTTGTATAATtagtttcccttttttttttttggggtatGGACATTATTTTCCGAATAATTTGAAATATTCTCAATCCTCTGGGCCTACTTTATAACAAGCTAGGAACCTTTACATACTGTTACTTACACACCAAACTAGTATAGTATTGGGTTTATGCAATCAAAGTTGGTCATGACTCATGATAATCGCTTGTGTTTGTTACTGGCAGCCAGTCTGGATATCTGTTGCTTGTGTCGCTTGTGTCACTCTTTATGTTTTTTTCAGTAGAAACTGTGGTGTTTGTAGTGAGGTAAACCATTTCCTACTCTGTTAATGCTCCTCCAAGATCAAGACTCAAGATACCTGTTCATTAGGTTGTTTTTCATTGCCATCACCATTGTCATGAGCAGAAAACTATCAATTTCAACATGTCGAAACAGTCTCATAAGGGATTTTGGTTGCTTTATGTATCTGTAACTGATTGTTTTGTAATCCCTCAAAGAGAATATGCTTTGGCTATCTTTGGCATTGGTCTGCTACTACTTTTTGCTCTGTCTACACAGTTTCATCCCACATAACCCAGCCATtggttttctcttttaattttatttatgtttatatttaGAGTTAAAGAGAATAATAGGGGTTTTATTTCTTAGAATATTAACATGGTTTTCTTGCGAAAACATTCCAAAAAGTTGACTGActctttattattttctttaatactatatttcttttaattatattgtgaATTAACATTAAGACTTGTGAATGGTGTTTAGGTTATGTACGGGACAATGGCAATCGGGTTGACCACAACCCTGTTGACTCTTTTTGGATGGCATGTGTACCTCACCCTTCATAATATGACAACAATAGAGGTAGGTTTTTAGAAGATATTCAATTAAGAATAATTCCATTCTCTTTTTAATCTCTCTCAATTTATCTGGTTTGGCGCATTTGCCAGTATTACGAAGGAAAACGTGCAAAATGGCTAGCTATGAAATCTGGGCAGAGCTACCGGCATCCATTCAACATCAGCCCATACAAAAACATCACTTCGGTCTCTTTCGCAACCCTTAACTATTTGCATCATAATTGATTTGCATGTATGCATCGATGGTTCGGCGATACTTACTGAACATTTTTTCCCTTGATCAGGTTTTAGGTCCAAACATTCTGAAGTGGTTATGTCCCACCGCGGTAAGCCATCTGAAAGAGGGAGTTAGCTTCCCCACATTGCGGGATAGTTCTTAAACCTTTCTGATGTGACCATTCGGCCTTGTCCGAATCACAATTGACATGAGGAACAAAGACCTTCCCCAAAATCTGATGATACACATACAAAAATGATTCTTTAAGCAAGCTTTCAAAAGTAAGCTTACACGATACATTAAATAGATATCCTTAGCAAAAATGATTGAATGCTAGTCATTTTACCATTTAGGCTAAATTGTTAGCTAGTTTTTTAGAAGTGATTAAATTTAAGTTAAATTATTCTGTAAGTACATATAGTTTCACTAAATTTACAATTAGGTATGTATAACTTTTTCCTCTTCAATTGAGTCCCCaaacattttaatattttttaattaggtcAATTAGGTCCCTATTGACAGTAGACGTAACAAACATTGACAAGTTGTGAA from Arachis ipaensis cultivar K30076 chromosome B09, Araip1.1, whole genome shotgun sequence includes these protein-coding regions:
- the LOC107619540 gene encoding probable protein S-acyltransferase 15; this encodes MRPKRFLSLPVLAVLLLMMFVYYTTIFVFIDGSFDLQSSNGTFNAAIFTILASFSVFSFFVCVLSDPGHVPSSYVPDVEGQGSAKDNAERKKCDKCYGYKPPRTHHCRVCKKCVLKMDHHCLWINNCVGYWNYKAFFVFTSYATLASIHSMILFICSVFLMDIGSSSKMFYVMYGTMAIGLTTTLLTLFGWHVYLTLHNMTTIEYYEGKRAKWLAMKSGQSYRHPFNISPYKNITSVLGPNILKWLCPTAVSHLKEGVSFPTLRDSS